Proteins encoded together in one Mycobacterium noviomagense window:
- a CDS encoding TldD/PmbA family protein → MTHNRGIDADFLDLPRHKLADAALSAATAAGATHADLRLHRISTELIRLRDGELETAVVNREVGLAVRVIVDGTWGFASHAELVPDVAADTARRAVQVATTLAALNAERVELAPEPVYTDAIWVSSYQIDPFTVPTADKIAVLQDYSGRLLAADGVDHVSAGLSAVKEQTFYADTFGSSITQQRVRLMPVLEAVTVDTSTGVFDSMRTLAPPTARGWEVVAGDQVRNWSDELAQMPWLLAEKLKAPSVTPGPTDLVIDPSNLWLTIHESIGHATEYDRAIGYESAYAGTSFATPDKLGSLRYGSPVMNVTADRTVEYGLASVGYDDEGVAAQSWDLVRDGIFVGYQLDRVFAPRLGQPRSNGCSYADSPHHVPIQRMANVSLQPGPEDVSTEDLIGRVEDGIYIVGDKSWSIDMQRYNFQFTGQRFFRIRDGRLDGQLRDVAYQATTTDFWNSMEAVGGPSTWRLGGAFNCGKAQPGQVAPVSHGCPAALFRGVNVLNTRREAGR, encoded by the coding sequence GTGACACACAACCGCGGGATCGATGCCGACTTTCTGGACCTTCCCCGCCACAAGCTGGCCGACGCCGCGCTCTCGGCGGCCACCGCGGCGGGCGCCACCCACGCCGACCTGCGGCTGCACCGCATCAGCACCGAGCTCATCCGGCTGCGCGACGGCGAGCTCGAGACCGCCGTCGTCAACCGCGAGGTCGGTCTGGCGGTCCGGGTCATTGTCGACGGCACATGGGGGTTTGCGTCGCACGCGGAGCTGGTGCCCGACGTCGCGGCAGACACCGCGCGCCGCGCAGTCCAGGTGGCCACCACACTGGCGGCACTGAACGCCGAGCGGGTGGAGCTGGCGCCGGAGCCGGTGTACACCGACGCCATCTGGGTGTCGAGTTACCAAATCGACCCGTTCACCGTGCCCACCGCCGACAAGATCGCCGTTCTGCAGGACTACTCAGGCCGGCTGCTGGCCGCCGACGGAGTCGATCATGTGTCGGCCGGGCTGAGCGCGGTCAAGGAGCAGACGTTTTACGCCGACACCTTCGGTTCGTCGATCACCCAGCAGCGCGTGCGCCTGATGCCCGTCCTGGAGGCTGTGACCGTCGACACCTCGACAGGGGTGTTCGATTCGATGCGCACACTTGCGCCGCCGACCGCCCGCGGCTGGGAGGTGGTCGCCGGCGACCAGGTGCGGAACTGGAGCGACGAGCTCGCGCAGATGCCGTGGCTGCTGGCCGAAAAGCTGAAGGCGCCCAGCGTGACACCCGGGCCGACCGATCTGGTGATCGATCCGAGCAACCTGTGGCTGACCATTCACGAATCCATCGGCCACGCCACGGAATACGACCGTGCCATCGGCTACGAATCCGCCTATGCAGGAACCTCGTTCGCCACGCCCGACAAGCTGGGCAGCTTGCGCTACGGTTCACCGGTGATGAACGTGACCGCCGACCGCACCGTCGAATACGGCTTGGCCAGCGTCGGTTACGACGACGAAGGGGTGGCTGCACAGAGTTGGGATCTGGTGCGCGACGGGATATTCGTCGGCTATCAGCTCGACCGGGTGTTCGCGCCGCGGCTCGGACAGCCGCGGTCCAACGGCTGCTCGTACGCGGACTCGCCGCATCACGTTCCGATCCAGCGGATGGCGAACGTGTCGCTGCAGCCGGGGCCAGAGGACGTCAGCACCGAGGACTTGATCGGCCGGGTTGAGGACGGCATCTACATCGTCGGCGACAAATCATGGTCAATCGACATGCAGCGCTACAACTTTCAGTTCACCGGGCAGCGGTTCTTCCGCATCCGCGACGGCCGCCTAGACGGACAACTGCGCGACGTCGCCTACCAAGCCACCACCACCGACTTCTGGAATTCGATGGAAGCTGTCGGCGGCCCGTCGACGTGGCGGTTGGGCGGTGCCTTCAACTGCGGCAAGGCCCAACCCGGCCAGGTGGCGCCGGTCAGCCACGGCTGCCCGGCAGCGCTGTTCCGCGGCGTCAACGTCCTCAACACCCGACGCGAGGCCGGCCGATGA
- a CDS encoding carbohydrate ABC transporter permease — MDAAPRRSTALGYTLLAPSLFGVVAFLLLPILVVVWLSLHRWDLLGPIKYVGLDNWRSVLTDRTFGSSLLVTLVFVAIVVPTQTVLGLLAAALLARGLPGSGVFRTLYVLPWICAPLAIAVLWRWILAPTDGAVSTVLGHRIEWLTDPGLALPVVSAVVVWSNVGYVALFFVAGILAIPAEIYAAARTDGATAWQRFWHITLPMLRPTMFFVLVTGIVSAAQVFDTVYALTGGGPQGSTDLVAHRIYAEAFGSAAIGRAAVMAVVLFLILVGVTVVQHLYFRRRISYDLT; from the coding sequence ATGGACGCTGCGCCGCGACGATCCACCGCACTGGGCTATACGCTGCTTGCCCCCAGCCTGTTCGGCGTAGTCGCGTTCTTGCTGCTGCCGATCCTTGTCGTCGTGTGGTTGAGCCTGCATCGCTGGGACTTGCTGGGCCCGATCAAGTATGTCGGACTGGACAATTGGCGGTCTGTGCTGACCGACCGGACGTTCGGCAGCTCGCTGCTGGTGACGCTGGTGTTCGTGGCGATCGTGGTGCCCACGCAGACGGTGCTCGGGCTGCTGGCCGCGGCGTTGCTGGCCCGGGGCCTGCCGGGCAGCGGGGTGTTCCGCACACTGTATGTGCTGCCGTGGATCTGCGCGCCGCTGGCGATTGCGGTGTTGTGGCGGTGGATTCTGGCGCCCACCGACGGCGCGGTCAGCACCGTGTTGGGGCATCGCATTGAGTGGCTCACCGATCCCGGTCTGGCGCTGCCGGTGGTGTCAGCCGTGGTGGTGTGGAGCAACGTGGGTTATGTGGCGTTGTTCTTCGTGGCCGGCATTCTGGCCATCCCTGCTGAGATCTACGCCGCCGCTCGCACTGACGGCGCGACCGCTTGGCAGCGGTTCTGGCATATCACGCTGCCGATGCTGCGGCCCACGATGTTCTTTGTACTGGTCACCGGAATAGTCAGCGCCGCGCAGGTTTTCGACACCGTATACGCGCTGACCGGCGGCGGGCCGCAGGGCAGCACCGACCTCGTAGCCCATCGCATCTATGCCGAGGCGTTCGGGTCGGCGGCGATCGGTCGGGCCGCCGTCATGGCGGTGGTGCTGTTCCTCATCCTGGTGGGCGTGACCGTCGTCCAGCACCTGTACTTCCGGCGGCGGATCAGCTATGACCTCACCTAG
- a CDS encoding carbohydrate ABC transporter permease: protein MTSPRKLASALVVYTGLTVGAVITLAPFALGLVTSFTSPHQFATASPLAWPRPPTLSNYADLGSAGFGRALTVTALMTALILLGQMSFSVLAAYAFARLRFPGRDALFWVYIATLMVPATVTVVPLYLMMAQLGLRNTFWALVLPFVFGSPYAIFLLREYFRAIPDDLVNAARLDGANTLDVIVHLIVPASRPVLVTLALITVVSQWNNFMWPLVITSGAKWRVLTVATAALQSRYNAQWTLVMAATTVAIVPLIVLFVVFQRRIVRSIVVKGLK from the coding sequence ATGACCTCACCTAGAAAGCTGGCTTCAGCTTTGGTTGTCTACACCGGCCTGACGGTCGGCGCAGTCATCACATTGGCCCCCTTCGCGCTTGGCTTGGTGACATCGTTCACTTCCCCGCATCAGTTCGCGACCGCCAGCCCGCTGGCCTGGCCACGGCCTCCCACGCTGAGCAACTACGCCGATCTGGGCAGCGCTGGGTTCGGCCGCGCATTGACAGTTACCGCGTTGATGACCGCGCTGATTCTGCTTGGCCAGATGAGCTTTTCGGTGCTGGCCGCCTATGCTTTCGCGCGGCTGCGATTTCCCGGCCGGGATGCGTTGTTCTGGGTGTATATCGCGACGTTGATGGTACCGGCCACAGTGACGGTGGTGCCGCTCTATTTGATGATGGCCCAACTGGGGCTGCGCAACACGTTCTGGGCGTTGGTGTTGCCGTTCGTATTCGGCTCGCCCTACGCGATTTTCTTGCTGCGGGAGTACTTTCGCGCGATACCGGACGATCTGGTCAACGCTGCGCGGCTGGACGGCGCCAACACCCTCGACGTGATCGTGCACCTGATTGTGCCGGCGAGCCGGCCCGTGCTGGTCACGCTGGCACTGATCACCGTCGTATCGCAATGGAACAATTTCATGTGGCCGCTGGTGATCACCAGCGGGGCTAAGTGGCGGGTGCTGACGGTGGCGACGGCCGCATTGCAGTCGCGGTATAACGCCCAGTGGACGCTGGTCATGGCCGCGACGACGGTGGCGATCGTGCCGTTGATTGTGCTGTTCGTGGTGTTTCAGCGGCGCATCGTGCGCTCGATCGTTGTCAAGGGCCTGAAATGA
- a CDS encoding ABC transporter substrate-binding protein has product MSWRPRFSTLVAAGVLLLAALLAATVVLLGRSYEPGGGKTVVTVRLWDEQVAAAYRQSFTAFTRTHPDIEVRTNVVAYSTYFETLRTDVAGGSADDIFWLSNAYLASYADSGRLMKIDARGADWEPSVVEQFTRDGALWAVPQLTDAGIAVYYNADLLAAAGVDPGMLGSLRWGPGSDDTLRALLARLTVDADGRDAGTPGFDPRRVRQWGYNASNDPQGIYLNYIGSAGGVFQDGDRFAFDNPAAVAAFSYLVGLINADHVSPPAADTNDNGDFCRNQFLAGKMALFQSGTYNLAAVAEHARFRWGLAMLPSGPKGRVSVTNGIAAAGSSASKHPDAVRQVLAWLGSRQGNEYLGRRGTAIPAVRSAQRVYFDYWTAKGVDVTPFFAVLKGPRIAAPGGAGFPAGYQALKPYFDDMFLGRSDVVATLRKAQAAANAAARR; this is encoded by the coding sequence ATGAGCTGGCGGCCAAGGTTTTCTACGCTGGTGGCTGCCGGGGTGTTGCTGCTGGCCGCGTTGCTGGCTGCGACGGTGGTGCTGTTGGGCCGGTCGTATGAACCTGGTGGCGGCAAGACGGTAGTGACGGTGCGACTGTGGGACGAGCAGGTCGCTGCGGCGTATCGGCAATCGTTCACCGCGTTCACCCGTACCCATCCCGATATCGAGGTGCGCACCAATGTGGTGGCCTACTCGACGTACTTCGAGACACTGCGCACGGATGTCGCGGGCGGCAGTGCCGACGACATCTTCTGGCTGTCCAACGCCTATCTGGCCAGCTATGCGGACAGCGGCCGCCTGATGAAAATCGATGCTCGCGGAGCTGACTGGGAGCCATCGGTGGTCGAGCAATTCACCCGTGACGGTGCGCTGTGGGCGGTGCCGCAGTTGACCGACGCCGGTATCGCCGTGTACTACAACGCGGATCTGCTGGCTGCCGCGGGTGTCGATCCTGGCATGTTGGGTTCGCTGCGATGGGGCCCGGGCAGTGACGATACGCTGCGTGCGCTATTGGCCCGGCTCACCGTGGACGCCGACGGGCGCGACGCTGGCACACCGGGTTTCGACCCCCGCCGAGTTCGGCAATGGGGGTACAACGCGTCCAACGACCCGCAGGGCATCTACTTGAACTACATCGGTTCGGCCGGTGGCGTGTTCCAGGACGGCGACCGGTTCGCGTTTGACAATCCCGCAGCGGTGGCCGCTTTCAGCTACCTGGTCGGGTTGATCAACGCCGACCACGTCTCCCCGCCGGCGGCCGACACCAACGACAACGGTGACTTCTGCCGCAACCAGTTTCTGGCCGGCAAGATGGCGCTGTTTCAGTCCGGCACGTACAACCTGGCGGCGGTCGCTGAGCATGCCCGCTTTCGCTGGGGGCTGGCCATGTTGCCCAGTGGCCCGAAAGGGCGGGTGAGCGTCACGAACGGCATTGCAGCCGCTGGAAGTTCGGCGTCGAAACATCCGGATGCAGTGCGCCAGGTGCTGGCCTGGCTGGGCAGCAGGCAGGGTAACGAATACCTGGGCCGGCGCGGTACCGCTATTCCCGCGGTGCGCTCGGCTCAGCGGGTGTACTTCGACTACTGGACCGCCAAAGGCGTCGACGTCACTCCGTTCTTCGCGGTGTTGAAGGGCCCGCGCATCGCGGCGCCTGGCGGTGCCGGCTTCCCGGCCGGCTATCAGGCGCTGAAACCGTATTTCGACGACATGTTCCTGGGTCGCAGCGACGTCGTAGCAACCCTGCGGAAAGCGCAAGCGGCGGCCAACGCCGCAGCCCGGCGCTAG
- a CDS encoding energy-coupling factor transporter transmembrane component T family protein, with protein MTAPASARRPTRRPGRPVVLLRPVPGTSPIHELWAGTKLIVVFGISVLLTFYPGWVSIGLVAAMVLAAARIANIPRGVLPSVPLWLWILIAFGGITAALAGGSPLIHVGTISLGLGGLLNFLRITALSIVLLGLGAMVSWTTNIGEIAPAVATLGTPLRLLRIPVDEWAVALALALRAFPMLVDEFRVLYAARRLRPQQIPRSRRARRRRRALELIDLTATAIAVTLRRADEMGDAITARGGIGQISAAPSRPKRADWVALSIASAVCGAALAAELMLGA; from the coding sequence GTGACCGCGCCCGCGTCAGCTCGTCGCCCCACCCGCCGACCCGGTCGGCCGGTTGTGCTGCTGCGGCCGGTGCCGGGGACCTCACCGATCCATGAACTGTGGGCCGGCACGAAGCTCATTGTGGTGTTCGGTATTTCGGTGCTGCTGACGTTCTACCCGGGATGGGTGTCGATCGGTTTGGTGGCTGCGATGGTGTTGGCGGCGGCCCGGATTGCCAACATCCCGCGCGGCGTGCTGCCATCGGTGCCGCTGTGGCTGTGGATCCTGATCGCCTTCGGCGGTATCACCGCCGCACTGGCCGGCGGCAGCCCGCTGATCCATGTGGGCACCATTTCGCTCGGGCTTGGCGGCCTGCTGAACTTCCTTCGGATCACCGCGTTGTCGATCGTGTTGCTCGGCTTGGGCGCTATGGTGTCGTGGACCACCAATATCGGCGAAATCGCCCCCGCAGTCGCAACATTGGGAACCCCGCTGCGGCTGCTGCGGATCCCGGTCGACGAGTGGGCAGTCGCATTGGCGCTCGCGCTGCGGGCTTTCCCGATGCTGGTCGACGAGTTCCGGGTGCTGTACGCCGCGCGTCGACTGCGGCCTCAGCAGATTCCACGCAGTCGCAGGGCACGGCGCAGACGCCGTGCGTTGGAGCTGATCGACCTGACCGCCACGGCGATCGCGGTCACGTTGCGCCGCGCCGACGAGATGGGTGATGCGATCACAGCCCGCGGCGGTATCGGGCAGATTTCAGCGGCACCGTCGCGTCCGAAACGGGCTGACTGGGTGGCGCTTTCGATCGCATCCGCTGTGTGCGGCGCCGCACTGGCAGCGGAACTGATGTTAGGCGCGTAG
- a CDS encoding DUF2232 domain-containing protein, producing MTSTGRGSAPEKRVRSMRPTELAHAAVMAALCAATAIIAVVMPFGGALALLGTVPMGLLAYRYRLRVLIAGTVAAAVIAFLIAGVGGFMTVVNSAYVGGLTGIVKRRRRGTPTVIAASIVAGTVFGAALVVALSVLARLRHLVFDTITANVDGIAAVMARSGLDVPADHVRRVLGLVLQHWPWLMLGYGVVSIVIVSLIGWWALSRVLDRMRGIPDVHKLDALTDSGPIAPVPVRLDGVRFRYPGTNQDALPPLSLEVRVGEHIAITGANGSGKTTLMLILAGREPTSGTVQRPGAVGLGRMGGTAVVMQHPESQVLGTRVADDVVWGLPPGTTTDVDRLLDEVGLDGLAERDTGSLSGGELQRLALAAALAREPALLIADEVTSMVDQQGRDTLLRILSGLTKRHRTALVHITHYGNEAQSAGRVINLSNTRDNTEMVETTAAPVPAIPAGDQAGAPVLEVTGVGHEYSSGTPWAKTALRDVTFVVHQGDGVLIHGGNGSGKSTLAWIMAGLTVPTTGTCLLDGRPTHEQVGAVALSFQAARLQLMRSHVDLEVASAAGFSPRDHDRVIAALGAVGLDASLAKRRIDQLSGGQMRRLVLAGLLARSPRALILDEPLAGLDAATQRGLLRLLVDLRRERDLTLVVISHDFTGLEELCPRTLHLRDGVLEPASTAAGGMS from the coding sequence ATGACGTCGACCGGCCGGGGTAGCGCACCCGAAAAGCGGGTTCGTTCAATGCGGCCCACCGAGCTGGCACATGCAGCGGTCATGGCGGCGTTGTGCGCGGCGACCGCGATCATCGCAGTCGTGATGCCGTTCGGCGGGGCGCTCGCGCTGCTGGGCACCGTGCCGATGGGGCTGCTGGCCTACCGCTACCGCCTGCGCGTGCTGATCGCGGGGACCGTCGCCGCCGCGGTGATCGCTTTCCTGATCGCCGGCGTCGGTGGCTTTATGACGGTGGTCAACAGCGCTTATGTCGGGGGCCTGACCGGAATCGTCAAGCGTCGGCGCCGCGGCACACCCACTGTCATCGCCGCCTCGATTGTCGCCGGCACGGTTTTCGGCGCCGCACTGGTCGTGGCGTTGAGTGTGCTGGCCCGGCTGCGTCATCTGGTTTTCGACACCATCACCGCCAACGTCGACGGTATCGCGGCGGTCATGGCGCGATCCGGTCTGGACGTGCCCGCCGACCATGTCAGGCGTGTGCTCGGGCTCGTCTTGCAGCACTGGCCGTGGCTGATGCTCGGCTACGGTGTCGTCTCGATCGTGATCGTGTCGCTGATCGGTTGGTGGGCGCTGTCGCGGGTGTTGGACCGGATGCGTGGCATCCCGGACGTGCACAAGTTGGACGCCTTGACCGACAGTGGCCCCATCGCGCCGGTGCCGGTGCGGCTGGATGGCGTCCGCTTCCGCTACCCGGGCACCAATCAGGACGCCTTGCCGCCGTTGAGCCTGGAGGTGCGCGTCGGCGAACACATCGCGATCACCGGCGCCAACGGCTCGGGCAAAACCACATTGATGCTGATCCTGGCGGGCCGCGAGCCGACCTCGGGCACCGTGCAACGCCCGGGCGCCGTGGGGCTCGGCCGGATGGGCGGCACCGCTGTCGTCATGCAGCACCCGGAAAGCCAGGTCCTGGGCACCCGCGTTGCCGATGACGTGGTCTGGGGCCTACCGCCCGGCACGACGACCGACGTCGACCGGTTGCTTGACGAAGTGGGCCTCGACGGGCTGGCCGAACGTGACACCGGCAGCCTCTCCGGTGGTGAACTTCAGCGGCTCGCGTTGGCGGCGGCGCTGGCACGTGAGCCCGCGCTGCTGATCGCCGACGAGGTCACCAGCATGGTCGACCAACAAGGCCGCGACACCCTGCTTCGGATTCTGTCTGGACTGACCAAACGACACCGCACGGCACTGGTGCACATCACGCACTACGGCAACGAGGCCCAGTCCGCCGGCCGGGTGATCAACCTCAGCAATACCCGGGACAACACCGAGATGGTGGAGACGACGGCGGCGCCGGTGCCAGCCATCCCCGCCGGTGATCAAGCTGGCGCACCGGTGCTCGAAGTGACCGGCGTCGGCCACGAATACAGCAGCGGCACACCGTGGGCCAAAACCGCGCTGCGCGACGTCACCTTTGTCGTGCACCAAGGTGACGGCGTGTTGATCCACGGCGGCAACGGCTCGGGCAAGTCCACGCTGGCCTGGATCATGGCCGGGCTGACGGTGCCCACGACCGGCACATGTCTGCTCGACGGGCGCCCTACCCACGAGCAAGTGGGCGCGGTGGCGTTGTCGTTTCAAGCGGCACGCCTGCAGTTGATGCGCAGCCATGTCGACCTGGAAGTGGCGTCGGCAGCAGGGTTTTCGCCCCGCGACCACGACCGGGTGATCGCCGCGTTGGGCGCTGTCGGATTGGACGCCTCGCTGGCGAAGCGGCGCATCGACCAGCTCAGCGGCGGTCAGATGCGCCGACTGGTGCTGGCCGGGCTGCTGGCGAGGTCGCCGAGGGCGTTGATCCTCGACGAGCCGCTGGCCGGCTTGGACGCCGCCACCCAGCGGGGCCTGCTGCGGCTGCTGGTGGACCTGCGCCGCGAGCGGGACTTGACCTTAGTCGTCATTTCGCATGACTTCACCGGGCTCGAGGAGTTGTGTCCGCGCACCTTGCATCTGCGTGACGGTGTGCTGGAACCGGCGTCGACTGCCGCGGGAGGTATGTCGTGA
- a CDS encoding MarR family winged helix-turn-helix transcriptional regulator, translating into MPSPAPTSDAAVGDAASAESSLGADLLAAVARLNRLATQRIQLPLPVAQARLLSTIEAHGEARICDLAAMDHCSQPTMTTQVRRLEDAGLVTRTVDPRDARAVRIRITPAGLRTLSRVRADRGSAIEPQLARLGSADRQVLTEAVAVLRRLLDDSEPPPKPSITP; encoded by the coding sequence ATGCCTTCACCCGCCCCCACCAGCGATGCCGCGGTCGGCGACGCGGCAAGCGCCGAGTCGAGCCTGGGGGCGGATCTTCTTGCGGCGGTTGCCCGGCTGAACCGGCTGGCCACCCAACGCATCCAGCTGCCGTTGCCGGTTGCGCAGGCCCGACTGCTGTCAACCATCGAGGCGCACGGTGAAGCGCGCATTTGCGACCTGGCTGCCATGGACCACTGCTCGCAGCCGACGATGACGACGCAAGTGCGCCGGTTGGAGGACGCAGGCTTGGTCACCCGCACGGTCGACCCGCGGGACGCCAGGGCGGTGCGTATCCGCATTACTCCTGCTGGTCTGCGCACTCTCAGCCGCGTCCGAGCCGACCGTGGATCTGCGATCGAGCCGCAGTTGGCTCGTCTCGGGTCCGCCGACCGCCAGGTATTGACCGAGGCCGTGGCCGTGCTGCGCCGACTCCTCGACGATTCGGAACCGCCGCCAAAGCCCAGCATCACGCCATAA